In Pan troglodytes isolate AG18354 chromosome 21, NHGRI_mPanTro3-v2.0_pri, whole genome shotgun sequence, one genomic interval encodes:
- the LOC134809189 gene encoding uncharacterized protein LOC134809189 translates to MSAWELTHLSGKEGMASQPTEVHWGHRTRPQSRHGPSRKSNQALRGHGLRTRSREDTVTNPWLIWQVWEAARPVASPAPPDLCLQLSCSLGQAPRQLYGRQRCTTHILFPGRACCPGCSECGSRWPPAISNFRELPCLRSRPFWGSSHLPEGYKSTVDTMMGNSG, encoded by the coding sequence ATGAGTGCATGGGAACTCACTCACCTCAGTGGAAAGGAGGGAATGGCAAGCCAGCCCACTGAAGTCCACTGGGGACATAGGACAAGGCCGCAAAGCAGACACGGCCCCTCCAGGAAGAGCAACCAGGCCTTGAGAGGACATGGCCTTAGGACCAGATCCAGGGAAGACACAGTCACTAACCCCTGGCTCATCTGGCAGGTGTGGGAAGCAGCCAGGCCCGTGGCTTCACCAGCTCCCCCCGATCTCTGCCTTCAGCTGTCCTGCAGCCTGGGTCAGGCACCTAGGCAGCTTTATGGCAGGCAGAGATGCACCACCCACATCCTCTTTCCAGGCAGGGCTTGCTGCCCTGGCTGTAGCGAGTGCGGCAGCAGGTGGCCTCCAGCTATCAGCAActtcagagagctgccttgcctgAGGTCCCGTCCCTTCTGGGGAAGCTCCCATCTGCCAGAGGGCTACAAAAGCACAGTGGACACCATGATGGGCAATTCT